The Brevinematales bacterium genome contains a region encoding:
- the speD gene encoding adenosylmethionine decarboxylase has translation MEKVNSLGRHLLVEYYDCDVDVLDSVEEIRNAMVRAAELSGATIINDTFHHFSPHGVSGVVVIAESHLAIHTWPEHKFAAVDLFTCGDDVDPWIGFNYLKDVLKSKYFTVMEMRRGLIDTKDGKLLFKPVSSETAYSNKI, from the coding sequence ATGGAAAAAGTAAATTCTCTTGGTAGGCATTTGCTGGTTGAGTATTACGATTGCGATGTTGATGTTCTTGACAGTGTTGAAGAAATAAGAAATGCCATGGTTAGAGCGGCAGAACTATCTGGAGCAACGATTATTAACGATACTTTCCATCACTTCAGTCCACACGGTGTAAGTGGAGTTGTAGTAATAGCAGAATCGCATCTCGCTATTCACACCTGGCCTGAACACAAATTTGCGGCTGTCGATCTTTTTACTTGTGGAGACGATGTTGATCCTTGGATAGGTTTTAACTACCTTAAGGATGTTCTTAAGTCAAAATACTTTACAGTTATGGAGATGAGAAGAGGCCTTATTGATACCAAGGATGGTAAATTGCTGTTTAAACCAGTATCATCAGAAACAGCATATTCCAACAAGATATGA
- a CDS encoding flagellar filament outer layer protein FlaA: MKNIYFIVFVLAILSVGVAVAQQAQTNQPQNTQNQETSEYLKGFRILGEPTEAEIKDTAKQMIQPVLVEDFEVPGDWEVKMSRDYGVVSFMTRDGFPKALADMKDKNSKVLGVKVNFFKRGPAEILVKPVRQIKIPGITKKIKLWVVGRNYTHTLKIVVKDYLEREKEITIGKLNFSGWKLLEVNIPDFIEQENYKVSEERGLALTGIKIVCDMTDIVPGRPFYIYFDYLTAETDLFVEKFREVDDMVDLW, from the coding sequence ATGAAAAATATATACTTTATAGTGTTTGTGTTGGCAATATTGTCAGTTGGTGTAGCAGTAGCTCAGCAAGCTCAGACAAACCAACCGCAAAATACTCAAAATCAAGAAACATCTGAATACTTAAAAGGCTTTAGGATACTTGGCGAACCTACAGAAGCAGAAATAAAAGACACCGCGAAACAGATGATACAACCCGTGTTAGTCGAAGATTTTGAAGTGCCTGGTGACTGGGAAGTCAAAATGTCAAGAGATTATGGAGTAGTATCATTCATGACAAGAGATGGATTTCCAAAAGCTCTTGCAGACATGAAAGATAAAAACAGTAAGGTTTTAGGAGTAAAAGTTAACTTCTTCAAAAGAGGACCTGCTGAAATACTTGTAAAACCCGTAAGACAGATAAAAATTCCTGGAATAACCAAAAAAATAAAGTTATGGGTAGTAGGTAGAAATTACACTCACACATTAAAGATTGTAGTTAAAGACTATCTAGAAAGAGAAAAAGAAATAACCATAGGTAAACTAAATTTCTCTGGATGGAAATTATTAGAAGTCAACATTCCCGATTTTATTGAGCAAGAAAACTATAAAGTTTCAGAAGAGAGGGGATTAGCTTTAACAGGTATAAAAATAGTATGTGACATGACAGATATAGTACCTGGAAGACCTTTCTATATCTACTTCGACTACCTGACCGCAGAAACAGACTTGTTTGTTGAGAAGTTCAGAGAAGTTGATGATATGGTTGACTTGTGGTAA
- the feoB gene encoding ferrous iron transport protein B, with the protein MYKKVYKVGVVGAPNVGKTSLFNSLSGAREKVGNWSGTTVERVEKRINIDGKEIIFVDVPGTYSLSASSLDEIVARDFVLLEKPDLLVVVVSSVNLYNSLFLLTELLEMGFRIIVALNMYDVAKKNGIKIDVDKLSSIFGVKFIPTVGRTPRGVRELRNEVINAINNLENKSLVDFKVPYPSPIEKGISRILKVLEDTKVVASRNPRGVAIKILEENNLVMRLKVEQNNLSRQMRDIISDVDRELRMLSVDDIDTAIVRSKYNFIDKVLKDVIQVSPKRSESIQRKVDEILTSKLWGLIIFLGIMFGIFQLVYYIGDPIARLIEEGFSYLSETVLSLGKDFGWSSMFISFLTDGLISGVGSVLVFLPYIVVLFLFIGILENSGFLARSAVMMDRIMTTFGLHGKSFLPMLIGFGCNIPGIMATRVLSSFKDRLVTVLVLPLISCSARLTVFVVVTAALFKEYQGIILFMMYLLGIVLAGVFGIIFRRNIAKGEYSLFVMELPDFRFPSLRVLLSEMWYRSFMFVKKAGTVIASVVILVWLLGSLPLGVEYASGDSFLGIIGKTIQPVFSLTGFGDHWQVAVSILTAILAREVVIGTLGSVYGVSEEGITEVLPSVFTPLSAISFLVFMQVAMLCIATVVVIANEIGKKWAVFSFLYTITLAWGLSVLVYNVGVVLGL; encoded by the coding sequence ATGTACAAAAAAGTATACAAAGTTGGTGTTGTTGGTGCTCCTAATGTAGGCAAAACATCGCTATTCAATAGTCTTTCTGGAGCTAGAGAAAAGGTTGGTAATTGGTCTGGAACAACTGTTGAAAGGGTTGAAAAGAGGATAAATATTGATGGAAAAGAAATAATTTTTGTTGATGTACCAGGTACATATTCACTTTCTGCTTCTTCCTTGGATGAAATTGTTGCCAGAGATTTTGTACTTTTAGAGAAACCTGATTTACTAGTTGTAGTTGTTAGTTCTGTAAATTTGTATAATAGTCTTTTCTTACTCACTGAGCTTTTGGAGATGGGATTTAGAATAATTGTAGCATTGAATATGTATGATGTTGCTAAAAAAAACGGTATTAAGATAGATGTAGATAAACTAAGTAGTATTTTTGGTGTCAAGTTTATACCTACTGTAGGTAGAACTCCTAGGGGTGTTAGAGAGTTAAGAAATGAAGTTATAAATGCAATAAATAATTTAGAAAACAAGAGTCTTGTTGACTTTAAAGTACCATATCCTTCCCCTATCGAGAAAGGAATATCTAGGATACTTAAGGTATTAGAGGATACAAAAGTGGTGGCTTCGAGAAATCCTAGAGGTGTTGCGATTAAGATACTTGAGGAAAACAACCTTGTAATGAGGTTAAAAGTTGAGCAAAATAATCTATCTAGGCAGATGAGAGATATAATAAGTGATGTCGATAGAGAACTTAGAATGTTATCAGTTGATGATATTGATACTGCTATAGTGCGCTCAAAGTATAACTTCATAGACAAAGTTTTAAAAGATGTTATTCAGGTAAGCCCTAAGAGAAGTGAAAGTATTCAAAGGAAGGTAGATGAAATCTTGACAAGTAAATTGTGGGGGTTGATTATATTTCTTGGAATTATGTTTGGAATATTTCAGTTAGTATATTATATAGGAGATCCTATTGCTAGACTTATAGAAGAAGGATTTTCTTACCTATCTGAAACTGTGTTATCATTAGGCAAAGACTTTGGATGGAGTTCTATGTTTATATCGTTCCTTACAGACGGTCTTATATCGGGAGTTGGCAGTGTACTAGTTTTTCTTCCTTATATCGTAGTGCTGTTTCTCTTTATAGGAATACTGGAGAATAGCGGTTTTTTGGCTCGAAGTGCTGTAATGATGGATAGAATAATGACAACTTTCGGATTACACGGTAAATCCTTTTTACCTATGCTTATAGGATTTGGGTGTAATATACCCGGTATAATGGCTACCAGAGTTTTGTCATCTTTTAAAGATAGGTTAGTTACGGTTTTGGTTTTACCTTTAATATCTTGTTCTGCTAGACTTACGGTTTTTGTAGTAGTTACTGCTGCTCTATTCAAGGAATATCAGGGGATTATTTTATTTATGATGTATCTTCTAGGAATAGTACTTGCTGGTGTATTTGGTATAATTTTTAGGAGAAATATAGCAAAAGGAGAATACTCTTTATTTGTTATGGAATTACCTGACTTCAGATTTCCTTCTTTAAGAGTTCTTTTATCTGAAATGTGGTACAGAAGTTTCATGTTTGTCAAAAAAGCTGGAACTGTAATAGCATCCGTCGTAATTCTAGTTTGGCTCTTAGGTTCTTTGCCACTTGGTGTTGAATATGCTTCTGGAGATAGTTTTCTTGGGATAATAGGGAAAACTATACAACCTGTTTTTTCTCTTACAGGTTTTGGTGATCACTGGCAAGTAGCCGTTTCAATTTTAACTGCAATACTAGCAAGAGAAGTTGTAATTGGTACTCTGGGTTCTGTGTATGGGGTATCCGAGGAAGGTATAACAGAAGTTTTGCCTAGTGTATTTACTCCACTTTCTGCTATATCATTTTTGGTATTTATGCAAGTTGCTATGCTCTGTATAGCAACAGTTGTTGTTATAGCAAATGAAATTGGTAAAAAGTGGGCTGTTTTCAGCTTTTTGTACACAATAACACTTGCTTGGGGTCTAAGTGTGTTGGTTTATAATGTAGGAGTGGTCCTGGGATTATAA
- the argF gene encoding ornithine carbamoyltransferase — protein MNKDLLSSKDIERDEILNLFALSTKLKKNRYLYRNYLKGKNILMIFDKPSTRTKISFFVGISELGGIPLTINSSELQLGRGETIEDTARTLSRYSHGIVIRTYEQSKVEMLAKYFDYPVINALTNYEHPCQALADTFTIYERFRSFDLKVVYLGDFNNVARSLFITLSKLGTRELVFSGPAEFFDSKIQEDVYKYSGSKTKFYFELDPKKAVLNADVVYTDVWVSMGFENEKESRERVMLPYQVNSEIMSLTGKNAIFMHCLPAKRGKEVTDEVIDSSYSVVFDQAENRLHTQKALLVMLYEKF, from the coding sequence ATGAACAAAGATCTCTTATCTTCAAAGGACATAGAAAGAGATGAAATCCTAAATCTCTTTGCTCTATCAACTAAGTTAAAAAAAAACAGATACCTTTATAGAAATTATCTAAAAGGAAAAAATATTTTAATGATATTTGATAAACCTTCAACAAGGACAAAAATTTCATTTTTTGTTGGTATATCTGAGTTAGGAGGTATACCGCTTACTATAAATTCTTCGGAATTACAACTTGGAAGAGGTGAAACCATAGAAGATACTGCAAGAACATTATCTAGATATTCACATGGAATAGTGATAAGAACTTATGAACAATCAAAAGTTGAGATGCTAGCAAAATATTTTGATTATCCTGTGATAAACGCTTTAACAAACTACGAACATCCTTGTCAGGCACTAGCTGATACTTTTACTATTTATGAACGGTTTAGAAGTTTTGATTTGAAAGTTGTCTATTTAGGTGATTTTAACAATGTAGCAAGATCATTGTTTATTACCTTGTCAAAATTGGGAACAAGAGAATTGGTTTTTTCAGGTCCTGCTGAGTTTTTCGATAGCAAAATACAAGAGGATGTATATAAGTATTCTGGTAGTAAGACTAAATTTTACTTTGAGCTAGATCCAAAAAAAGCGGTTTTGAATGCGGATGTCGTCTATACTGATGTGTGGGTTAGTATGGGATTTGAAAATGAAAAGGAGAGTAGAGAGAGAGTAATGTTACCTTACCAAGTTAATAGTGAAATTATGTCTTTAACAGGTAAAAATGCAATATTTATGCATTGCCTTCCTGCTAAAAGGGGTAAAGAGGTTACTGATGAAGTTATTGATTCGTCATACTCAGTTGTTTTTGATCAAGCAGAGAATAGACTTCATACTCAGAAAGCCCTTCTTGTTATGCTTTACGAAAAGTTCTAA
- a CDS encoding DUF4159 domain-containing protein: MRKVLLIAVFVLIILFNSFPYEFKLGIVKYRGGDWYNNIEGVKNLLSEVSKRTTMKIRLDPGIVDLSSREIFEYDFLYISGHTPIYFSDREIKNLREYILLNNGFVFVNDDYGMDESFRKEIKRVFPENELQLVPYDHPIYRGFYKFSNGLPKIHEHDGGSPEGWGIFINGELRLFYAYNTDIGDGWDKPEVHNNPPEVIESAIRMGINIIVYSITRSVVY; encoded by the coding sequence ATGAGAAAGGTTTTGCTAATAGCTGTATTTGTCTTAATTATTTTGTTTAATTCTTTTCCTTATGAATTCAAGTTAGGTATAGTTAAGTACAGAGGTGGAGATTGGTATAATAATATAGAAGGAGTTAAAAACTTATTAAGTGAGGTCTCAAAACGTACTACTATGAAAATTAGATTGGATCCAGGAATTGTTGATTTATCTTCTAGGGAAATATTTGAGTATGACTTTTTGTATATTAGTGGTCATACTCCTATATATTTCAGTGACAGAGAGATTAAGAATTTAAGGGAATATATACTCTTGAACAATGGTTTTGTGTTTGTAAATGATGATTATGGGATGGATGAAAGCTTTCGAAAGGAGATAAAGAGAGTTTTTCCTGAAAATGAACTTCAGTTAGTGCCTTATGATCATCCTATATATAGGGGTTTCTACAAGTTTTCTAATGGACTTCCAAAAATTCATGAACATGATGGAGGATCTCCTGAAGGTTGGGGTATATTCATAAATGGTGAATTGAGACTTTTCTATGCCTATAATACTGATATAGGAGATGGTTGGGATAAACCAGAGGTCCATAATAATCCTCCAGAGGTTATAGAGAGTGCTATTAGGATGGGTATAAACATCATTGTTTATTCAATTACAAGGAGTGTTGTGTATTAA
- the moeB gene encoding molybdopterin-synthase adenylyltransferase MoeB produces MYFSDEQVMRYARHIILNEIGAEGQKKILNSKVLVVGAGGLGSALIYYLSAAGVGRLGIVENDVVDISNLQRQILHDSTRLGMHKGESAKDRVQKLNPDVEVVLYKTFIDKTNAMDIIKDYDMVVDGSDNFQTRFLINDACYLLGKPLVHGAVLRFEGQVTAFVPGDSNPCYRCIYEEAPPPGFAPSCKEVGVLGSVVGVIGTIQATETIKLITGIGEPLIGKLLVYDALFAEFSKFSINKNPKCPLCGYDKKIKDLNTVDYTYSCSI; encoded by the coding sequence ATGTATTTTAGTGATGAGCAGGTGATGAGGTATGCAAGACATATAATATTGAATGAAATAGGTGCTGAAGGTCAGAAAAAGATACTTAATTCGAAAGTTTTGGTTGTAGGCGCAGGTGGATTAGGATCTGCGCTAATTTATTATCTTTCTGCTGCTGGAGTTGGTAGATTGGGAATAGTTGAGAATGATGTTGTTGATATTTCAAATCTTCAAAGACAAATTTTGCACGATTCTACTCGCTTAGGAATGCATAAAGGAGAATCCGCAAAAGATAGAGTTCAAAAACTCAATCCTGATGTAGAAGTTGTGTTATACAAAACATTTATAGATAAAACGAATGCTATGGATATAATAAAAGATTATGATATGGTTGTTGATGGAAGTGATAATTTTCAGACTAGATTTTTAATAAACGATGCTTGTTATCTTTTGGGAAAACCTTTAGTTCACGGTGCAGTTTTAAGGTTTGAAGGACAAGTTACTGCTTTTGTTCCAGGTGATTCAAATCCTTGTTATAGATGTATATACGAGGAGGCTCCGCCGCCAGGATTTGCTCCTAGCTGTAAAGAAGTAGGAGTTTTGGGATCCGTAGTAGGAGTAATAGGTACCATCCAAGCAACTGAGACAATAAAGCTAATAACTGGCATAGGAGAGCCCCTTATTGGTAAATTATTAGTTTACGATGCATTATTCGCAGAATTCAGCAAGTTTTCTATCAACAAAAATCCCAAATGCCCATTATGTGGGTATGATAAAAAAATCAAAGATTTAAATACAGTAGATTATACTTACTCTTGCAGTATATAG
- a CDS encoding PBP1A family penicillin-binding protein has product MIRRIVRLFLPNITLKSFIRFAILSFVLFSIFSSVFFAILIVSLYDPTNIKNLKYLAIPEPMKIYDQNGKLVSELFVERRIPVSYNQISKNIINSFVAVEDEDFFYHKGISIQRIIKALIKNIMSGRIREGASTITQQLAKRIYTSGERNIFRKIIEMWYALQIEKEYSKQEIMEIYLNQIYFGYGAYGVEMASRIYFDKTSKELNVGEAALLAAIPKGPHIYSPFVNIANAQKRQYLVLKRMASLGFISENSVDKIYTEFWSNYLPKVEKLKSRVADNRQIAPFFTEYVRQVVAGMFGDEAVYKSGYRVYTTLDIDKQVIAEKYVLKYREIAQKTYEEITSQAIKANQGFVDLLWSISEIIPILKVKTSSRLIETKKNLKDLYYLTVLVSEAIGAEKIRANSYELFLGISETKVKENRIECALVSINSKNGYVEAMVGGSEFSPLNRFNRAIQAKRQLGSTFKPFLYASGIDARLITSATTFVDEPIEYRFAGRVWSPKNYEGNYMGQVTLRDALRLSLNIVSVKVLDKIGLGILRNYTKKFFNLSDEETTKFVSSMASALGIIEVSPLDLAVATTVFPRGGTRVEPVMILRIEDKYGRIIKDMSKDTKVNNIQVISPQTAFIVTSMMRDAVNKGTGASIRSVGFYGDVAGKTGTTSYWRDAWFVGFTGDGLVTSIWYGFDKSTISMGRGMVGGRLAAPAFGEYMRDVYKNKYLPNIDIPYTSGIVSIEICEDSGKLPTPLCQKTRYEYFITGTEPTEKCDIHTKEYSKHKDEIFEFTKTKEEKDTFKNDFEEFNDDYLKF; this is encoded by the coding sequence ATGATAAGAAGAATTGTTAGGCTATTCTTACCTAACATAACCCTAAAAAGCTTCATAAGATTTGCTATTTTGTCATTTGTGCTTTTTAGTATATTCTCTTCAGTTTTTTTCGCAATACTTATAGTATCATTATATGATCCCACCAATATTAAGAACTTAAAATATTTGGCTATACCAGAACCGATGAAAATTTACGATCAGAATGGGAAATTAGTATCAGAGCTTTTCGTCGAAAGAAGAATACCAGTCTCATATAATCAAATTTCAAAAAATATTATAAACTCTTTTGTTGCAGTAGAAGATGAAGACTTTTTTTATCATAAAGGAATAAGTATTCAAAGAATAATAAAAGCCCTGATAAAGAATATTATGTCAGGTAGGATAAGAGAAGGAGCAAGTACTATAACACAGCAACTTGCAAAAAGAATCTATACATCAGGAGAAAGAAACATATTTAGAAAGATAATAGAAATGTGGTATGCACTCCAAATAGAAAAAGAATACTCAAAACAAGAAATAATGGAAATATACTTAAACCAGATATACTTCGGATACGGAGCGTACGGGGTTGAAATGGCATCTAGAATCTACTTTGACAAAACTTCAAAAGAGTTGAATGTAGGAGAAGCAGCGTTATTAGCTGCAATTCCAAAAGGCCCACATATATATTCTCCATTCGTAAATATAGCAAATGCTCAAAAGAGACAGTACTTAGTCCTCAAAAGAATGGCTTCACTGGGATTCATATCCGAAAATAGCGTAGATAAAATTTATACAGAATTTTGGAGTAATTATCTACCAAAGGTAGAAAAACTAAAATCAAGAGTAGCAGATAACAGACAAATTGCACCATTTTTTACAGAATATGTTAGACAGGTAGTAGCAGGAATGTTTGGAGATGAAGCAGTATACAAATCCGGTTATAGAGTCTACACAACCTTAGATATAGATAAACAAGTAATAGCAGAAAAGTATGTACTAAAATACAGAGAAATAGCTCAAAAAACGTATGAAGAGATAACTTCACAAGCAATAAAAGCAAACCAAGGATTTGTCGATCTGTTGTGGAGCATTTCAGAAATTATACCTATACTCAAAGTAAAGACATCAAGTAGATTAATAGAAACAAAGAAAAACCTAAAGGATCTCTATTATCTCACAGTCTTGGTATCAGAAGCAATAGGAGCAGAGAAAATAAGAGCAAACTCTTACGAGTTATTCCTTGGTATCTCAGAAACAAAGGTAAAAGAAAATAGAATAGAATGTGCTCTTGTAAGTATAAACTCCAAAAATGGATATGTTGAAGCAATGGTCGGTGGTAGTGAATTCTCACCACTTAATAGATTCAACAGAGCAATACAAGCTAAAAGACAATTAGGATCAACTTTTAAACCATTTCTATATGCCTCAGGAATAGATGCAAGGCTAATAACTTCCGCAACAACCTTCGTTGATGAACCTATAGAATATAGATTTGCGGGTAGAGTTTGGTCTCCAAAAAATTACGAAGGTAATTATATGGGACAAGTCACACTCAGAGATGCATTGAGACTATCTCTTAATATAGTCAGTGTAAAAGTTCTAGACAAAATAGGACTTGGAATACTAAGAAATTATACAAAAAAATTTTTTAATCTATCAGATGAAGAAACAACAAAATTCGTTAGTAGTATGGCTTCAGCGTTAGGTATAATTGAAGTATCACCACTTGATTTAGCAGTTGCTACTACAGTGTTTCCTAGAGGTGGAACAAGAGTTGAACCTGTAATGATACTACGAATAGAAGATAAATACGGCAGAATAATAAAGGATATGTCAAAAGATACTAAGGTTAACAATATACAAGTTATATCTCCTCAAACAGCTTTCATCGTAACCTCTATGATGAGAGATGCAGTTAATAAGGGTACAGGTGCTTCAATAAGAAGTGTGGGATTCTATGGGGATGTTGCTGGGAAGACAGGTACTACTTCTTACTGGAGAGATGCTTGGTTTGTCGGATTTACAGGAGATGGACTTGTAACCTCAATATGGTATGGATTCGATAAATCTACAATTTCTATGGGAAGAGGAATGGTTGGAGGAAGACTAGCAGCTCCCGCTTTTGGAGAATACATGAGAGATGTTTATAAAAACAAGTACCTACCAAACATAGACATACCCTATACATCAGGCATAGTGTCAATTGAAATATGTGAAGATTCTGGAAAACTACCGACTCCTCTATGCCAGAAAACCAGATACGAATATTTTATTACAGGAACAGAACCAACTGAAAAATGCGATATACACACCAAAGAATATTCTAAGCACAAAGACGAAATATTCGAATTTACTAAAACCAAAGAAGAAAAGGATACATTCAAAAATGATTTCGAAGAATTCAACGATGATTACTTAAAGTTTTAG
- the lpxB gene encoding lipid-A-disaccharide synthase, translating into MSKAKVFFSAGEISGDISASEIIEKLTKMDIECIGVGGKRMEQSGMVNITKTDESLKSSVGITESLRYILPKLSLLVKIKRFLKNNKPDLVILVDNQGFNIPLAKVCKKLGIDVFYYFPPMVSVWDENVKYKIAKYCDKIICTYKKDFEIYKQVSNNVFYVGSPLVDRISKNYSSKEKYLRFFKNNTKKVLLLFGSRHQEINTLTEPILEAVKLVTSGKTNINPSEIEFYTVLSHPSFASKVSKTIAKLDLVDNIKIFENIRDYALYDISDLAIASSGTTTLELAILGKPTIVVYKVSKITFEVAKRLVKVRFVSLPNIILSDQVYPELLQSDVNPITISKKIEELLTNNTLRKEIINKLNLIKNEVEGGAIDKVIDIILAHLAPLIKV; encoded by the coding sequence ATGAGCAAAGCAAAAGTATTCTTTTCTGCTGGCGAGATATCTGGCGATATAAGTGCTAGTGAAATAATAGAAAAGTTAACAAAGATGGACATTGAGTGTATAGGAGTAGGTGGTAAAAGAATGGAACAGTCAGGAATGGTAAATATAACCAAAACCGATGAAAGCTTGAAAAGTTCCGTTGGCATTACAGAATCTCTTAGATATATATTGCCTAAACTAAGTTTACTTGTAAAAATCAAACGTTTCCTAAAAAACAATAAACCAGATTTGGTTATTCTCGTCGATAACCAGGGATTTAACATACCTTTAGCGAAAGTTTGTAAAAAACTAGGCATTGATGTTTTTTATTACTTCCCTCCTATGGTCTCAGTATGGGATGAGAATGTAAAGTATAAAATTGCTAAATATTGTGACAAGATAATTTGTACTTACAAGAAAGACTTTGAAATATACAAACAAGTTTCTAATAACGTATTTTACGTTGGTTCTCCTTTAGTTGATAGAATATCAAAAAATTACTCATCAAAGGAAAAGTACTTGAGATTTTTCAAAAATAATACTAAAAAAGTACTACTACTTTTCGGAAGTAGACATCAAGAAATAAATACACTAACAGAACCTATACTTGAGGCTGTTAAACTGGTAACATCGGGAAAAACTAACATTAATCCTTCAGAAATTGAATTCTATACGGTTCTATCGCATCCGAGTTTTGCTAGTAAAGTTAGCAAAACCATCGCAAAACTGGATTTAGTTGACAATATCAAAATATTTGAAAACATAAGAGATTATGCACTATACGACATATCCGATCTGGCAATAGCATCCTCCGGCACTACTACTCTAGAATTAGCAATACTAGGGAAACCTACTATCGTAGTATATAAGGTTTCAAAAATAACATTTGAAGTAGCCAAAAGACTTGTAAAAGTCAGATTTGTATCTTTACCTAACATAATACTCAGTGACCAAGTTTATCCAGAGTTACTACAAAGTGATGTCAACCCTATAACTATATCTAAAAAGATAGAAGAGCTTCTAACTAATAACACTCTAAGAAAGGAAATTATAAATAAATTAAACTTAATAAAAAACGAAGTTGAAGGAGGGGCTATTGACAAAGTTATAGATATCATATTAGCACACCTAGCCCCTTTAATTAAGGTTTAG
- a CDS encoding secondary thiamine-phosphate synthase enzyme YjbQ, which translates to MKILFEEISINTKGRGDIVDLTTIVESFVKRNNIKSGIVNIFSPGSTVGITTMEYEPGLKKDLNILFDKVAPRETYYYHNETWGDDNGSSHILSSIFKPFYVFPIVNGNLLRGTWQQVVLIEFDIRARSRKVIIQLIGE; encoded by the coding sequence ATGAAGATATTGTTTGAGGAAATTTCAATAAACACAAAAGGTAGAGGTGACATAGTAGACTTAACCACAATTGTTGAAAGTTTTGTCAAGAGAAATAATATAAAAAGCGGTATTGTCAACATATTCTCACCCGGATCGACGGTTGGAATAACTACTATGGAATATGAACCTGGGCTAAAAAAGGACTTAAATATTCTGTTTGACAAGGTAGCTCCTAGAGAAACGTATTACTACCATAACGAAACTTGGGGAGACGACAACGGTAGCTCACACATACTAAGTAGTATTTTCAAACCATTCTATGTATTTCCAATAGTCAACGGAAATCTCCTTAGAGGTACTTGGCAACAAGTTGTACTAATTGAGTTTGACATAAGGGCCAGAAGCAGAAAAGTGATAATTCAATTAATAGGAGAATAA
- a CDS encoding flagellar filament outer layer protein FlaA, with translation MLVVRSLLVVLSIVFLVSYIYPFGFSEVGRRTVNLQTILISDFGDEYDKANDLLWSANYSYFAPKIKDPQTGEEVIDKAYCDFKYFPGHPSGLLESIMAKQTNVFGIKAAYLRKGFNWIEVTPNKPIDFVGVAKTIDFWVWGGNYNWVMDIYVKDYKGYTYRIEAGSIKHIGWKNFLVTIPVYIPQYEPYVPFSRPLKLIKIRLTSAPTERADKFYVYFDYLQLQTDVYMERFDGDDLGKIAW, from the coding sequence ATGCTAGTGGTAAGAAGTCTTCTTGTGGTACTATCTATTGTTTTCTTAGTTAGTTACATATATCCTTTCGGTTTTAGCGAGGTTGGTAGAAGAACTGTAAATTTACAAACAATACTTATATCAGATTTTGGGGATGAATACGACAAAGCAAACGATCTATTATGGTCTGCAAACTATTCATATTTCGCTCCAAAAATAAAAGATCCTCAAACTGGAGAAGAAGTAATCGATAAAGCATATTGTGACTTTAAGTATTTTCCAGGTCATCCATCTGGATTACTTGAGTCAATAATGGCTAAACAAACAAATGTCTTTGGCATAAAAGCAGCATATTTAAGGAAAGGATTTAACTGGATAGAGGTAACTCCTAACAAACCCATAGATTTTGTAGGAGTTGCAAAAACCATTGATTTCTGGGTTTGGGGTGGAAACTACAATTGGGTAATGGATATATACGTAAAAGACTACAAAGGATACACTTATAGAATAGAGGCCGGAAGTATAAAACACATAGGTTGGAAAAATTTCTTAGTAACTATACCCGTATATATACCTCAGTACGAACCTTACGTTCCATTCTCAAGACCACTGAAACTAATAAAAATTAGACTTACATCAGCACCAACAGAAAGAGCAGATAAATTTTATGTCTATTTCGATTATCTACAACTGCAAACAGACGTATATATGGAGAGATTTGATGGAGATGATCTTGGTAAAATTGCTTGGTAA